The following DNA comes from Rhizobium sp. BT04.
ATGGCCCAGTTGATGTCGCTGGCGATGAACGGCCTCACCGATCAGTCCGGCTCCAGCCAAGGAGAGGACGGCGGCGCGGGCGCGGACGTTGCGCAGCTGGACAGCGATGGCGACGGCTATGCGAGCAAGGCCGAGTTCGTCGCAGCCCGGCCGTCCGCCGACGATGACCAGTCTCCATCCCTGCTCTCCGAGCTCGACGCGAATGGAGACGGGCTCGTGACATTGGAAGAGTTCATGGCCGGCAAGCCGGAGGACGTCACTGAAAGCCAGGCGAGCCAGCTCTTTGATCTGCTCGACACATCGGGCACCGGTTCGTCGTCCACCCGCGTCACGGGCTGACAGTCGATAAGGAGCGTCGCTACTGCGGGTGCTGGAGAAACTGCGATGCGACGGCCTGAAAGCGGCCCCCGAGCAAGATCACGGGAAAGCGGAGGTAATGCCGATCTCCTTTGCGATGGATATCGCCCTCCCCGCAAGCCATTGAGATGGCAGTTGGTGGCTTGGTGCCAAACATCGTTTCGACAATTCATCAATCACCCCAATTTTGGACGATTGTCGTCAGGCTGGAAAGATCGGCTAAGCCCCCGATGTCAAAAGAATTAACCATATTTCAGCGTTCGTCCTAAATAATGCGGTACGTAGATCAGGTCTCCCGACTCTGAGAGGCCCCAAGTTATTTGGAGACGACCTTGGCTTTTACTATTGCCCGTAGTCTGGTGGCATTTGGTGTCGCCGTTTCAGCAGGCCTTTTCGTGTCGATCGGATTGCAACAATCCGCGCTAGAACGGCTGAAAGTCAACGGTCCGGTTTATGAGCAGGTCGTCTACGGCAAGGATCTGATCGCCGATATTCTGCCGCCGCCGCTGTTTGTGGTCGAATCCTACATGCTTTCCTTCGAGGCGAGCAAATTCCCCGAACTCACCGACACCAATCTTGCCAAGATCGCCAATCTCAAAGCCGCTTACGACGACCGCCGCGCCTATTGGAAAACCACCCAGCTGCCGCAGACTTTGAAGGACGAGCTTGAAAACGATGTCCTCGCCAAGGGCGATGCCTTCTGGGACGTGATGAACCGTCAGATCATCCCGGCCTTGAATGCCAGGGATGAAGACAAGGCGCACGGTGCGATCGAGCAATTACGCGTCGCCTTTCATTCGCATCAGGATGCGGTCGAGAAACTCGTTGCCAATTCCGATGCCTTCCTGAAGGGCGAGGAGCACAATGCAGCCTCGGAAATCGTCACCTGGACGATCTGTGCCGGGGCGGCCGGCTTCGGGTCATTCGGACTGCTGCTGGTGGGGCTCTACCTCCTGCGCCGCCGGGCGATCGTGCCGCTCGACGGCATGAAGGCCTATATGGGCAACCTCGCCGAAGGCGACTTTTCAACCGACGTTCCCTATGCCAACCGTTCCGACGAAATCGGCGCCATGTCCAAGGCCGTGGCGGTCTTCCGCCGCAACGCGCTCGAACGGCAGGAGGCGCAGACGCGCGAGACGGCACGTCGTGATGCGGAATTCGAGCGCGAACGCAGCCAGCTGGCGGAAAAGGCCGCCGAGGAGCGGATCCGCGAAACGGTGATTGATCAGCTCACCTATGGCCTGGAACAGCTTTCGACCGGCAAGCTCGATTGCCGGATTACGACGCCCTTCGCCGCCACCTATGAGACTTTGCGCGCGAAGTTCAACGACAGTATGGACGCGCTTTCCGCCTCGATGGCCGAAATCGCCCAAACCTCCAAACAGGTGGGCAGCTCCTCGGCCGAGATTACCGGCGCAACCGAGAGCCTCGCCGCGCGTACGGAACAGCAAGCCGCGATGCTCGAAGAGGCCACAACGGCCCTCTGTGAGATGAATGCCAAAGCGAAAGACGCCTCCAATCACGCCGGCAAGGCGACCAGCATGATGGCCGAGACGCGCAACAGCGCCGAACATTCGGCCGCCGTGGTTCGCGAAGCGATCGCTGCGATGGAAAGGATCGAAGGCTCGTCCTCGCAGATCGGCGACATCGTCAACGTCATCGATGAGATCGCCTTCCAGACCAACCTTCTGGCGCTCAATGCCGGGGTCG
Coding sequences within:
- a CDS encoding methyl-accepting chemotaxis protein, producing MAFTIARSLVAFGVAVSAGLFVSIGLQQSALERLKVNGPVYEQVVYGKDLIADILPPPLFVVESYMLSFEASKFPELTDTNLAKIANLKAAYDDRRAYWKTTQLPQTLKDELENDVLAKGDAFWDVMNRQIIPALNARDEDKAHGAIEQLRVAFHSHQDAVEKLVANSDAFLKGEEHNAASEIVTWTICAGAAGFGSFGLLLVGLYLLRRRAIVPLDGMKAYMGNLAEGDFSTDVPYANRSDEIGAMSKAVAVFRRNALERQEAQTRETARRDAEFERERSQLAEKAAEERIRETVIDQLTYGLEQLSTGKLDCRITTPFAATYETLRAKFNDSMDALSASMAEIAQTSKQVGSSSAEITGATESLAARTEQQAAMLEEATTALCEMNAKAKDASNHAGKATSMMAETRNSAEHSAAVVREAIAAMERIEGSSSQIGDIVNVIDEIAFQTNLLALNAGVEAARAGEAGKGFAVVAQEVRELAMRSANAAKEIRALISTSSAQVSTGVELVNRTGKALLEIEGQVEQVAGLIARIVSVSSEQAVAIGEINASVNALDQVTQHNATMSVETASACRALGTQTQTLEGVVRRFQVDAPASMSRPQRAA